Proteins from a genomic interval of Chryseobacterium indologenes:
- a CDS encoding glycosyltransferase family 2 protein has product MAKELFEHKIIILVPFRNPGDYIVDCVNSILAQQYTHYEVYLLDDNSDDHSFELIQELLEAADHFHYVKREKRMGALSNLHKGLTEIPLQDDDIIAIVDGDDYLFGEYSLQILNYTYNDESTQLTYGQFIDSYGNLGSISPYTEEEFKNLRASPWKATHLKTFKHHLFKNFLRKDPACQNLKTEHGLFYPSTYDMAIMFPLIEIAGYEHCTYIPNVLYCYRLHSQNDHATPEGRKLQIDSELHIRSRNSMSR; this is encoded by the coding sequence ATGGCAAAAGAACTATTTGAACATAAAATTATTATTCTTGTTCCTTTTAGAAATCCTGGAGATTATATTGTCGATTGTGTCAATTCCATTTTAGCTCAACAATATACTCATTATGAAGTTTATTTGTTGGATGATAATTCCGATGATCATTCTTTTGAACTCATACAAGAACTTCTGGAAGCTGCAGATCATTTTCATTATGTAAAGCGTGAAAAAAGAATGGGAGCATTATCAAATCTTCACAAAGGACTCACTGAAATTCCATTGCAAGATGATGATATCATTGCTATTGTAGACGGTGATGATTATTTGTTTGGTGAATATTCTCTGCAAATCCTAAACTATACCTATAATGACGAATCAACCCAACTTACTTATGGACAATTTATTGATTCCTATGGAAATCTTGGCAGCATCTCTCCTTATACTGAAGAAGAATTTAAAAATTTAAGAGCCTCACCATGGAAGGCGACACACCTTAAAACTTTTAAGCATCATTTGTTTAAAAACTTTCTACGAAAAGATCCAGCCTGTCAAAATTTAAAAACAGAACATGGACTCTTCTATCCATCAACTTATGATATGGCCATCATGTTTCCATTAATAGAAATTGCTGGATATGAGCATTGCACATATATTCCGAACGTTCTTTATTGCTATCGCCTGCATTCTCAGAATGATCATGCTACACCTGAAGGAAGAAAACTTCAGATAGATTCAGAACTGCATATAAGATCAAGAAATTCGATGTCTAGATAG